The following coding sequences lie in one bacterium genomic window:
- a CDS encoding energy-coupling factor ABC transporter permease has translation MHVPDGFLGPQTYLPAYGLAAAAWTVGLRRLRARLDAATLPRLAVVTATAFVLMMITVPLPGGTTVHVAGIGMLAVLFGVWNAFLSLSLVLLLQALMFGDGGVTALPVNALAMGLVGSLAAVGAHRLLRPVNRDAALFAAGWAGTVASATVMAGVLGLQPLLSRAPDGSPLFFPFGWKTTLPAVVLPHLVVGVADGVLALLAGRCLAPRPATAELPRGPEAP, from the coding sequence ATGCACGTCCCCGACGGCTTCCTGGGACCCCAGACCTACCTGCCCGCCTACGGCCTCGCCGCCGCGGCGTGGACGGTCGGGCTGCGCCGCCTGCGCGCCCGCCTGGACGCGGCGACCCTGCCGCGCCTCGCGGTGGTCACCGCGACCGCCTTCGTGCTGATGATGATCACCGTGCCGCTGCCCGGCGGCACCACGGTCCACGTCGCGGGCATCGGCATGCTCGCGGTCCTGTTCGGGGTCTGGAACGCGTTCCTGTCGCTGTCGCTCGTCCTGCTGCTGCAGGCGCTGATGTTCGGGGACGGCGGCGTGACGGCGCTGCCGGTCAACGCCCTGGCCATGGGGCTGGTCGGCAGCCTCGCCGCGGTCGGCGCGCACCGCCTGTTGCGGCCGGTGAACCGCGACGCCGCCCTGTTCGCCGCGGGCTGGGCCGGCACCGTGGCGTCCGCGACGGTGATGGCCGGCGTGCTGGGCCTGCAGCCGCTGCTCTCCCGCGCGCCCGACGGATCGCCGCTGTTCTTCCCCTTCGGCTGGAAGACCACGCTGCCGGCCGTGGTCCTCCCGCATCTGGTGGTCGGCGTGGCGGACGGGGTCCTCGCGCTGCTGGCCGGGCGCTGCCTGGCGCCGCGACCGGCGACGGCG